A single region of the Solwaraspora sp. WMMD791 genome encodes:
- a CDS encoding lytic murein transglycosylase: protein MVEDGAGTPTARLRPAVPAPAQPPESTSAAPTPTPPAERTAERTEPTASATSQTPTPDRPAVDPPSPDRPEQSPPEQPPPAGPQSSAAAAPQQRPPAEARPTQPEARPDQPEAGPDQPGPVPAPVDLAATGTQPTGRHRRDDPPFTRRVGRLHPARLRPIARPVARSGRRAARAVGAWCRRPSGRLALPGLLLLALIAGSGTAGAVLVPAAAGMREPVNTPGPVETTAVPEVPALTDPDLLDPTAPPLDDQGEPAPPLGPTRPAAVLTGWATQTASRLAIPVVALEAYGYAELVLATTTPGCRLSWTTLAAIGMIESTHGTANGSRLDTDGRAVPPIVGLPLDGAGGRQRIADTDDGRLDNDVVYDRAVGPMQFIPTTWAEFGVDADNDGVVDPQDIDDASLAAANYLCRNGRDLSTPSDWWSAILSYNNVQPYAQSVFDTANEYGVRSRT, encoded by the coding sequence ATGGTCGAGGACGGGGCAGGCACGCCGACGGCACGGCTACGTCCGGCGGTGCCGGCACCGGCACAGCCACCGGAGTCCACGTCGGCCGCACCGACGCCGACGCCGCCAGCGGAGCGGACGGCGGAGCGGACGGAGCCGACCGCGTCGGCGACGTCGCAGACCCCGACGCCGGACCGGCCGGCGGTGGACCCGCCGTCACCGGACCGGCCGGAGCAGAGTCCACCGGAGCAGCCACCGCCGGCCGGCCCACAGTCGTCGGCGGCGGCCGCGCCGCAGCAGCGTCCGCCGGCTGAAGCCAGACCGACGCAGCCTGAAGCCAGACCGGATCAGCCTGAAGCCGGACCGGATCAGCCTGGGCCTGTGCCGGCTCCGGTCGACCTGGCGGCGACCGGCACGCAGCCGACCGGTCGGCATCGACGCGACGATCCGCCGTTCACCCGCCGGGTCGGTCGGCTGCATCCGGCGCGGTTGCGGCCCATCGCCCGCCCGGTCGCCCGCTCCGGCCGTCGCGCGGCCCGCGCGGTCGGTGCCTGGTGCCGACGCCCGAGCGGGCGCCTGGCGCTGCCCGGCCTGCTGCTGCTGGCACTGATCGCCGGCAGCGGTACGGCGGGCGCCGTGCTGGTGCCGGCCGCCGCCGGAATGCGGGAACCCGTCAACACCCCTGGGCCGGTCGAGACGACCGCCGTTCCGGAGGTACCCGCGCTCACCGACCCGGACCTGCTCGATCCGACGGCACCGCCGCTCGACGACCAGGGCGAGCCGGCGCCGCCGCTCGGGCCGACCCGCCCGGCGGCGGTCCTGACCGGTTGGGCGACCCAGACCGCCAGCCGGCTGGCCATCCCGGTGGTCGCGTTGGAGGCGTACGGCTACGCCGAACTGGTCCTGGCGACCACCACTCCCGGTTGCCGGCTGAGCTGGACCACCCTGGCCGCGATCGGGATGATCGAGTCGACCCACGGCACGGCCAACGGATCGAGGTTGGACACCGACGGGCGGGCCGTACCGCCGATCGTCGGTCTGCCGCTGGACGGGGCCGGCGGCCGGCAACGGATCGCCGACACCGACGACGGACGCCTCGACAATGACGTGGTCTACGACCGGGCGGTCGGTCCGATGCAGTTCATCCCGACGACCTGGGCGGAATTCGGGGTGGACGCCGACAACGACGGGGTGGTCGATCCGCAGGATATCGACGACGCGAGCCTGGCCGCCGCTAACTACTTGTGCCGGAACGGACGCGATCTGTCCACACCTTCGGACTGGTGGAGTGCCATCCTGTCGTACAACAACGTTCAACCGTACGCACAGTCGGTCTTCGACACGGCCAACGAGTACGGGGTACGGAGTCGCACTTAG
- a CDS encoding GNAT family N-acetyltransferase encodes MVREWDPRTASSAEISSLLDCLNQVFRTDLPGDPLWRPHFLREYLTETMPGVRRICWLAEQPDAGGGTEVVGHVNVLLLGDIGVLEILVRPDVRRTGLGRQLLALAVRRAYHEGFSSVGVEVIGDTCAVEFYESFGFARQFREIRSVLRLASVDWAAIEKMAQDAVSGYEVEFHPGGPPDDLVEAYARTKAEQSDPADGDLDLRPSSYDPERLRESLACLHRRGMTPYIVLARHSASGEVAGLTEVVVPAQHPTRADQYDTIVAQAHQGRGIDRAIKARMLLELRSVEPALTEVQTWNAEGDEEIIGINTEIGYRSDRDWWDYGADIPMLMHRLGVGN; translated from the coding sequence ATGGTGCGCGAGTGGGACCCCCGAACCGCGTCGTCCGCCGAGATCTCGTCTCTGCTGGACTGTCTCAACCAGGTTTTCCGGACCGATCTTCCGGGCGACCCGCTGTGGCGACCACATTTTCTGCGGGAGTACCTGACCGAGACGATGCCGGGGGTCCGCCGGATCTGCTGGCTCGCGGAGCAGCCCGACGCGGGCGGCGGCACCGAGGTCGTCGGGCACGTGAACGTCCTGCTGCTCGGCGACATCGGTGTCCTGGAGATCCTGGTGCGTCCGGACGTGCGGCGGACCGGCCTGGGCCGGCAGTTGCTGGCGCTCGCGGTGCGGCGGGCGTACCACGAGGGTTTCAGCTCGGTCGGTGTCGAGGTGATCGGCGACACCTGCGCGGTGGAGTTCTACGAATCGTTCGGGTTCGCCCGGCAGTTCCGGGAGATCCGCAGTGTCCTGCGGCTGGCCTCGGTGGACTGGGCGGCGATCGAGAAGATGGCCCAAGACGCGGTCAGCGGCTACGAGGTGGAGTTCCACCCCGGTGGACCGCCGGACGATCTCGTCGAGGCGTACGCCCGGACCAAGGCCGAACAGAGCGACCCTGCCGACGGTGACCTGGACCTGCGGCCCAGTTCGTACGATCCGGAACGGCTGCGGGAGAGTCTCGCCTGCCTGCACCGACGGGGCATGACGCCGTACATCGTGCTGGCCCGGCACTCGGCCAGCGGCGAGGTCGCCGGTCTGACCGAGGTGGTGGTGCCGGCGCAGCATCCGACCCGCGCCGACCAGTACGACACCATCGTCGCCCAGGCACACCAGGGTCGCGGCATCGACCGGGCGATCAAGGCGCGAATGCTGCTGGAACTGCGGTCCGTCGAGCCGGCGCTGACCGAGGTGCAGACCTGGAACGCCGAGGGCGACGAGGAGATCATCGGGATCAACACGGAGATCGGCTACCGGTCGGACCGGGACTGGTGGGACTACGGTGCGGACATCCCGATGCTGATGCACCGCCTAGGGGTGGGCAACTGA
- a CDS encoding redox-sensing transcriptional repressor Rex translates to MSQHREPGASGRVDAVPALPDLPEATVARLPEYLRALHALAEAGHETVSSEGLASAAGVNSAKLRKDLSQLGSYGTRGVGYDINLLIEQIEYVLGLTHRRAVALVGVGNLGHALAGYAGFASRGFRIAALFDADAARVGEQINGLVVRHIDDLPAVAAEESIAIGVIATPATAAQQVADQLVAAGVTSILNFAPCVLVVPAGVDVRKVDLAIELQILSFHEHRKSASFRERRSSALTAIPGGLDATATVAGPASYDDAPAEAVGS, encoded by the coding sequence ATGAGTCAGCACCGCGAGCCAGGCGCGTCCGGCCGGGTCGACGCCGTTCCGGCGCTGCCAGACCTCCCGGAGGCGACGGTTGCCCGACTCCCGGAGTACCTCCGCGCCCTGCACGCCCTCGCCGAGGCCGGTCACGAGACGGTCTCCAGCGAAGGGCTGGCCAGCGCCGCCGGGGTCAACTCCGCCAAGTTGCGCAAGGACCTTTCCCAGCTCGGCTCGTACGGCACCCGGGGTGTCGGCTACGACATCAACCTGCTGATCGAGCAGATCGAGTACGTCCTGGGGCTCACCCACCGACGGGCGGTCGCGCTGGTCGGCGTCGGTAACCTCGGTCACGCCCTCGCCGGCTACGCCGGTTTCGCCAGCCGGGGCTTCCGGATCGCTGCCCTGTTCGACGCCGACGCCGCCCGGGTCGGCGAGCAGATCAACGGGCTGGTCGTCCGGCACATCGACGACCTGCCGGCCGTCGCGGCCGAGGAGTCCATCGCGATCGGTGTGATCGCCACCCCGGCGACCGCCGCACAGCAGGTCGCCGATCAGCTCGTCGCCGCCGGCGTCACCAGCATCCTCAACTTCGCTCCTTGCGTGCTCGTGGTTCCCGCCGGAGTCGACGTCCGCAAGGTCGACCTCGCCATCGAGCTGCAGATCCTGTCGTTCCACGAGCACCGCAAGTCGGCGTCGTTCCGGGAGCGCCGCAGCTCGGCGTTGACCGCCATCCCCGGCGGGTTGGACGCCACCGCCACCGTGGCCGGTCCGGCCAGCTACGACGACGCCCCAGCGGAGGCGGTCGGCTCATGA
- a CDS encoding HAD hydrolase-like protein, with the protein MAATDTHLVWDWNGTLLDDLSLVVTCTNRAIATVDGPVLTAEQHRVAFRRPVADYYADLLGRAVDAEEFSRLDRIFHDAYRAGLTSCALAEDAERALRTWPGSQSLLSMWFHDELVPLVETYGLTPTFRRIDGLRGAVGGDRKAAHLARHLAELGVAPADTVLIGDSIDDADAAEDVGATCILYAGGFTDPDRLRARGVPVARTLTEAVALAGQPRR; encoded by the coding sequence GTGGCCGCGACCGACACCCACCTGGTGTGGGACTGGAACGGAACCCTGCTCGACGACCTGTCGCTGGTGGTCACCTGCACCAACCGGGCGATCGCCACCGTCGACGGACCGGTGCTCACCGCAGAGCAGCACCGCGTCGCCTTCCGTCGCCCGGTCGCCGACTACTACGCCGACCTGCTCGGCCGGGCCGTCGACGCCGAGGAGTTCAGCCGTCTGGACCGGATCTTTCACGACGCGTACCGGGCCGGGCTGACCAGCTGTGCCCTCGCCGAGGACGCCGAACGGGCGCTGCGTACCTGGCCGGGCAGCCAGTCCCTGCTCTCCATGTGGTTCCACGACGAGCTGGTGCCGTTGGTCGAGACGTACGGCCTGACCCCGACCTTCCGCCGGATCGACGGACTGCGCGGCGCGGTCGGCGGCGACCGTAAGGCCGCACACCTCGCCCGGCACCTGGCGGAGCTGGGCGTGGCGCCGGCCGACACGGTCCTGATCGGCGATTCGATCGACGACGCGGACGCCGCCGAGGACGTCGGTGCAACATGCATCCTGTACGCCGGTGGCTTCACCGACCCGGACCGGCTGCGGGCCCGGGGGGTGCCGGTGGCCCGGACGCTGACCGAGGCCGTCGCCCTGGCGGGTCAGCCGCGCAGGTAG
- a CDS encoding glutamyl-tRNA reductase: MNLLVVGASYRTTPVATLERLAVAPADVPVTLRRLLAQPYVDAAVVLSTCNRVEIYAAVTGFHGGLADICAVLAERSGSQPNDLAEHLYVHYGQAAVEHTFRVAAGLDSMVVGEAQILGQLRDAYHVANDADATGRLLHELMQQALRVGKRAHAETGIDRAGQSVVSAALRVGADLLPGGLLGRRVLVLGAGAMGALAVATLARLGVASIQVANRRDDRAVRLAGSYGATAVPYADLTTALVDVDLVITATASTEPVLTRQTVAAVLAGRPGDRTGPLVLLDLAVPRDVEPAAGELPGVAVIDIDGLADALTDAPAAADTAAVGRIVTAEVDAFLSWLRGADVAPTVAALRGRADDVVGAELRRLAQRRPDLTDEQRAEVAHTVHRVVQRLLHSPTVRVRQLAAEPGGDQYAALLRQLFDLEVPGTSTAGDVPDLTSSVPDLTAGVSDLTSSVPDLTAGAPAVTGDAPEHGGDR, encoded by the coding sequence ATGAATCTTCTCGTCGTCGGCGCGTCCTACCGGACCACGCCGGTCGCCACCCTGGAACGGCTCGCGGTCGCCCCGGCCGACGTGCCCGTCACCCTGCGCCGGTTGCTCGCCCAGCCGTACGTCGACGCAGCCGTCGTGCTCTCCACCTGCAACCGGGTCGAGATCTACGCGGCGGTCACCGGCTTCCACGGCGGTCTGGCCGACATCTGCGCGGTGCTCGCCGAACGTTCCGGCAGCCAGCCCAACGACCTCGCCGAGCACCTGTACGTGCATTACGGGCAGGCAGCCGTCGAGCACACCTTCCGGGTGGCCGCCGGGCTCGACTCCATGGTCGTCGGCGAGGCGCAGATCCTCGGCCAGCTGCGTGACGCGTACCACGTCGCCAACGACGCCGACGCCACCGGCCGGCTGCTGCACGAGCTGATGCAGCAGGCGCTGCGGGTCGGCAAGCGGGCCCACGCCGAGACCGGCATCGACCGGGCCGGGCAGAGCGTCGTCAGCGCCGCCCTGCGGGTCGGTGCAGACCTGCTGCCCGGGGGGCTGCTCGGCCGGCGGGTGCTGGTCCTCGGGGCCGGCGCGATGGGAGCTCTGGCGGTCGCCACCCTCGCCCGGCTCGGCGTGGCGTCGATTCAGGTGGCCAACCGGCGCGACGACCGCGCGGTCCGGCTCGCCGGCAGCTACGGTGCCACCGCCGTGCCGTACGCCGACCTGACCACCGCGTTGGTCGATGTCGACCTGGTGATCACCGCGACCGCCTCGACCGAACCGGTGCTCACCCGGCAGACCGTCGCCGCCGTCCTCGCCGGGCGGCCGGGCGACCGGACCGGGCCGCTGGTCCTGCTCGACCTCGCCGTTCCGCGCGACGTCGAACCAGCCGCCGGTGAACTGCCCGGCGTCGCGGTGATCGACATCGACGGACTGGCCGACGCGCTCACCGACGCGCCGGCCGCGGCCGACACGGCCGCCGTCGGCCGGATCGTCACCGCCGAGGTGGACGCCTTCCTCAGTTGGCTGCGCGGCGCGGACGTGGCCCCGACCGTGGCGGCGCTGCGCGGGCGCGCCGACGACGTGGTCGGCGCCGAACTGCGCCGACTCGCCCAGCGCCGGCCGGACCTGACCGACGAGCAGCGGGCCGAGGTCGCCCACACCGTGCACCGGGTCGTGCAACGGCTGCTGCACTCGCCGACCGTGCGGGTCCGCCAACTTGCCGCCGAACCCGGCGGTGACCAGTACGCCGCGCTGTTGCGGCAGCTGTTCGACCTGGAGGTGCCCGGCACCTCCACCGCCGGCGACGTGCCGGACCTGACATCAAGCGTGCCGGACCTGACGGCGGGCGTGTCGGACCTGACATCAAGCGTGCCGGACCTGACGGCGGGCGCACCTGCCGTGACCGGCGACGCGCCGGAGCACGGAGGTGACCGATGA
- a CDS encoding sensor histidine kinase, whose protein sequence is MTTATSSPPPAPLPRPAATPSGVMLRRLVTDSVYVLVGMPLALVSFVVGVVGLSVGLGLVVTVVGLPILTGTLYAARAFAQLERHRIAAVLPTRAYRARYAAAGPHTGTWRRVLLPLTDPQSWLDLAFAVLRFPVALISATVTLTWWAAAVAGSSYWAYAWLLPTDDGDGDGLAELLGLGDAAATIVVLHTLIGLFFVVTLPIVVRGCALLSAVLARGMLTGMAAMQDRISVLEDQRQAAVSAEAIALRRLERDIHDGPQQRLVRLAMDLSRAREQLAVDPDAAGAALDEAVTQTRETLAELRALSRGIAPPVLVDRGLPSALAALAGRGLLPVDLSIDPQLGTPTDRPEPAVESTVYFVVAEALTNVAKHSGASRCTVTVHRLADRLTITVTDDGAGGAHVAKGHGLAGLADRVRAHGGTLTVTSPPGGPTEIHAELPD, encoded by the coding sequence ATGACCACCGCAACCTCCTCCCCTCCGCCGGCACCCCTGCCACGACCGGCGGCCACACCCTCCGGGGTGATGCTGCGCAGGCTGGTCACCGATTCGGTGTACGTACTCGTCGGCATGCCCCTGGCGCTGGTGAGCTTCGTCGTCGGTGTGGTCGGCCTCTCCGTCGGGCTCGGCCTGGTCGTCACCGTGGTCGGGCTGCCGATCCTCACCGGCACGCTGTACGCCGCCCGGGCCTTCGCCCAACTGGAACGGCACCGGATCGCCGCCGTACTGCCGACCCGGGCGTACCGGGCCCGGTACGCCGCCGCCGGTCCGCACACCGGCACCTGGCGGCGGGTGCTGCTGCCACTGACCGACCCGCAGTCCTGGCTCGACCTGGCGTTCGCCGTACTGCGTTTCCCGGTCGCCCTGATCAGCGCGACGGTCACCCTCACCTGGTGGGCCGCCGCGGTTGCGGGTTCGTCGTACTGGGCGTACGCCTGGCTGCTGCCGACCGACGACGGCGACGGCGACGGCCTCGCCGAGCTGCTCGGGCTCGGCGACGCGGCCGCCACCATCGTGGTCCTGCACACCCTGATCGGCCTGTTCTTCGTCGTCACCCTGCCGATCGTGGTCCGTGGCTGCGCCCTGCTGTCGGCCGTACTCGCCCGGGGCATGCTCACCGGCATGGCCGCCATGCAGGACCGGATCAGTGTGCTGGAGGACCAACGGCAGGCCGCGGTCAGCGCCGAGGCGATCGCCCTGCGCCGCCTGGAGCGCGACATCCACGACGGGCCGCAGCAGCGGCTGGTCCGCCTGGCGATGGATCTCAGCCGGGCCCGGGAACAGCTGGCCGTCGACCCGGATGCCGCCGGAGCGGCCCTGGACGAGGCGGTCACCCAGACCCGGGAGACGCTGGCCGAGCTACGGGCGCTGTCCCGTGGGATCGCCCCGCCGGTACTGGTCGACCGGGGACTGCCGAGCGCGCTCGCCGCACTGGCCGGACGCGGCCTGCTGCCGGTCGACCTGTCGATCGACCCGCAGCTCGGCACGCCCACCGACCGTCCCGAACCGGCGGTGGAGAGCACCGTGTACTTCGTCGTGGCCGAGGCGCTGACCAACGTCGCCAAGCACAGCGGCGCCAGCCGGTGCACCGTCACCGTGCACCGGCTCGCCGACCGGTTGACGATCACGGTCACCGACGACGGGGCCGGCGGCGCGCACGTCGCCAAGGGCCACGGGCTGGCCGGCCTGGCCGACCGGGTCCGGGCGCACGGCGGAACGCTGACGGTGACCAGCCCGCCGGGCGGGCCGACCGAGATCCACGCGGAGCTTCCGGACTGA
- a CDS encoding response regulator transcription factor, producing the protein MRVAIADDSVLLREGLVRLLTEHGHQVVAAVGDGPALVAAVGTLRPDVSIIDVRMPPSHTDEGLRAAVAIRRELPGTPVLMLSQYVEVSYADDLLADRAGAVGYLLKDRVAAIAEFLDALARVAAGGTVLDPEVVGQLLARRRRDDPLRTLTPREHEVLGLMAQGRSNGAIARQLVVTDGAVEKHVNNIFGKLRLPPDTEQHRRVLAVLAYLRG; encoded by the coding sequence ATGCGGGTGGCGATAGCGGACGACTCGGTGCTGCTGCGGGAGGGTCTGGTCCGGCTGCTCACCGAGCACGGCCACCAGGTGGTGGCGGCGGTCGGCGACGGCCCGGCCCTGGTGGCGGCGGTGGGCACGCTACGTCCGGACGTCTCGATCATCGACGTACGGATGCCACCGTCGCACACCGACGAGGGCCTGCGGGCCGCCGTGGCCATCCGGCGGGAGCTGCCCGGCACGCCGGTGCTGATGCTGTCCCAGTACGTCGAGGTCTCCTACGCCGACGACCTGCTCGCCGATCGGGCCGGCGCGGTCGGTTACCTGCTCAAGGACCGGGTCGCCGCGATCGCCGAGTTCCTCGACGCGCTGGCCCGGGTGGCGGCCGGGGGCACCGTGCTGGATCCGGAGGTGGTCGGCCAGTTGCTGGCGCGACGGCGGCGCGACGACCCGCTGCGCACGCTGACCCCGCGCGAGCACGAAGTGCTCGGGTTGATGGCGCAGGGGCGTTCCAACGGCGCGATCGCTCGTCAACTGGTGGTCACCGACGGGGCGGTCGAGAAGCACGTCAACAACATCTTCGGCAAGCTGCGGCTGCCGCCGGACACCGAGCAGCACCGCCGGGTGCTCGCGGTGCTGGCCTACCTGCGCGGCTGA
- a CDS encoding glutaredoxin family protein, whose amino-acid sequence MSRPTPRLTLITRSGCHLCEVAREAIARVAAQTGDEWVELDVDSDIELERDFGERLPVVLLDDREHGYWRVEEDRLLADLRRPA is encoded by the coding sequence GTGTCGCGCCCTACCCCACGCCTGACCCTGATCACCCGATCCGGCTGCCACCTGTGCGAGGTCGCGAGGGAAGCCATCGCCCGGGTCGCCGCCCAGACCGGTGACGAGTGGGTGGAGCTCGACGTCGACAGCGACATCGAGTTGGAGCGCGACTTCGGGGAGCGACTGCCGGTGGTGCTGCTCGACGACCGCGAGCACGGGTACTGGCGGGTCGAGGAGGACCGGCTCCTGGCCGATCTGCGCCGACCGGCCTGA
- a CDS encoding zinc ribbon domain-containing protein yields MPRYEFRCRACGATFEVNRPMTEAGEPASCPQGHADTVKLLSTVALTGRGGGSVGALPTTPPSGGGGCCGGGCGC; encoded by the coding sequence ATGCCCCGGTACGAGTTCCGCTGTCGCGCCTGCGGCGCCACATTCGAGGTCAACCGTCCGATGACCGAGGCCGGCGAGCCGGCCTCCTGCCCACAGGGCCACGCCGACACGGTCAAACTGCTCTCCACCGTCGCCCTCACCGGCCGTGGCGGCGGCTCGGTGGGAGCGCTGCCGACCACGCCACCGTCCGGTGGTGGCGGGTGCTGCGGCGGCGGGTGCGGATGCTGA
- the hemB gene encoding porphobilinogen synthase produces MTYPQSRPRRLRRTAAVRRLVEETRLAPAELVLPMFVKEGLSEPRPVPSLPGVLQHSRDSLRKAAAEAVDAGVGGIMLFGVPARRDAVGSAGTDPAGVLNVAIRDVVAEVGDATVVMSDLCLDEFTDHGHCGLLAPDGTVDNDATLAAYGQLAIAQAEAGADMLGPSGMMDGQVGVVRRALDAAGYTDTALLAYAAKYASAFYGPFRDAVESALVGDRRTYQQDPANLRESLREVELDVAEGADLVMVKPALPYLDVIAAVRQRVHVPVAAYQVSGEYAMVEAAAANGWVDRERVIMETLTSIRRAGAQIILTYWAVEAAEALAG; encoded by the coding sequence ATGACGTACCCGCAGAGCAGGCCCCGTCGGCTGCGCCGGACCGCGGCCGTACGCCGGCTGGTCGAGGAGACCCGGCTGGCCCCGGCCGAGCTGGTGCTGCCGATGTTCGTCAAGGAAGGGTTGAGCGAACCGCGACCGGTCCCGTCGCTGCCCGGCGTGCTGCAGCATTCCCGGGACTCGCTGCGCAAGGCCGCCGCCGAGGCGGTCGACGCAGGCGTCGGCGGGATCATGCTGTTCGGGGTGCCGGCCCGTCGCGACGCCGTCGGCTCCGCCGGCACCGACCCGGCGGGGGTCCTCAACGTGGCGATCCGTGACGTGGTCGCCGAGGTCGGTGACGCCACGGTCGTGATGAGCGACCTGTGCCTGGACGAGTTCACCGACCACGGGCACTGCGGGCTGCTCGCCCCGGACGGCACCGTCGACAACGACGCCACCCTCGCCGCGTACGGGCAGTTGGCGATCGCCCAGGCTGAAGCCGGCGCCGACATGCTCGGCCCGTCCGGGATGATGGACGGGCAGGTCGGCGTGGTCCGCCGGGCACTGGACGCGGCCGGGTACACCGACACCGCGCTGCTGGCGTACGCGGCGAAGTACGCCTCGGCGTTCTATGGTCCGTTCCGTGACGCGGTGGAGTCGGCCCTGGTCGGCGACCGACGCACCTACCAGCAGGATCCGGCGAACCTACGGGAGTCGCTGCGGGAGGTCGAGCTGGACGTCGCCGAAGGCGCGGACCTGGTGATGGTCAAGCCCGCGCTGCCCTACCTGGACGTGATCGCGGCGGTCCGCCAGCGGGTGCACGTCCCGGTCGCCGCCTACCAGGTCTCCGGCGAGTACGCGATGGTCGAGGCGGCGGCCGCCAACGGCTGGGTCGACCGGGAACGGGTGATCATGGAGACGTTGACGTCGATCCGGCGGGCCGGCGCCCAGATCATCCTCACCTACTGGGCGGTCGAGGCGGCCGAAGCCCTGGCCGGCTGA
- a CDS encoding uroporphyrinogen-III synthase, which yields MTRTRKLAGHIAFVGAGPGDPGLLTRRAHDALVEADQVVFDRAVPESLLAAVRANAKADAQLSPAEGAPGDVAKVLISAARSGQAAVRLVAGDPFGHHGVVTEVQAVARTAVPFEVVPGVSQAEGVASYAGVPLPGVRTVADVDDTAGLDFDALAAAIGRGSLAIAVDAGELAAVRDGLLAAGVDGATSVAVTGDGTGETQYTTTSTVDNFVAAALGFTGRVVLTLGAGVTERDKLSWWENRPLYGWKVLVPRTKEQAGVMSAQLRAYGAIPCEVPTIAVEPPRTPAQMERAVKGLVDGRYAWVVFTSVNAVRAVWEKFAEHGLDARHFGGVKIACIGEATADAVRDFGIQPELVPAGEQSSEGLLAEFSPHDEILDPVGRVLLPRADIATETLAAGLTERGWEVDDVTAYRTVRAAPPPAEIRDAIKSGGFDAVLFTSSSTVRNLVGIAGKPHARTVVAVIGPKTAETATEFGLRVDVQPAHASVPDLVEALAGYAVELREKLVAMPAKQRRGSKVQGPTALRFR from the coding sequence ATGACCCGCACCCGTAAGCTCGCAGGCCACATCGCGTTCGTGGGGGCCGGCCCCGGCGACCCTGGCCTGTTGACCCGCCGGGCGCACGACGCCCTGGTCGAGGCCGACCAGGTGGTGTTCGACCGTGCTGTGCCGGAGAGCCTGCTCGCGGCGGTCCGCGCCAACGCCAAGGCGGACGCCCAGCTCAGCCCGGCCGAGGGCGCCCCCGGCGACGTGGCCAAGGTGCTGATCTCCGCCGCCCGCTCCGGGCAGGCGGCGGTCCGGCTCGTCGCCGGCGACCCGTTCGGTCACCACGGCGTGGTGACCGAGGTGCAGGCGGTGGCGCGTACGGCGGTGCCGTTCGAGGTGGTGCCCGGGGTCAGCCAGGCCGAGGGGGTGGCCAGCTACGCCGGGGTCCCGCTGCCGGGGGTACGGACGGTGGCCGACGTCGACGACACGGCCGGTCTGGACTTCGACGCGCTCGCCGCCGCGATCGGCCGGGGCTCGCTGGCCATCGCCGTGGACGCCGGTGAGCTGGCCGCCGTGCGGGACGGACTGCTCGCCGCCGGCGTCGACGGCGCGACGTCGGTCGCGGTGACCGGCGACGGCACCGGTGAGACCCAGTACACGACCACGTCGACCGTGGACAACTTCGTCGCGGCGGCGCTCGGCTTCACCGGCCGGGTGGTGCTCACCCTCGGTGCCGGCGTCACCGAGCGGGACAAGCTCAGCTGGTGGGAGAACCGCCCACTGTACGGCTGGAAGGTGCTCGTTCCCCGGACCAAGGAGCAGGCCGGGGTGATGAGCGCCCAACTGCGGGCGTACGGCGCCATCCCGTGCGAGGTGCCGACGATCGCCGTCGAGCCGCCCCGTACCCCGGCGCAGATGGAACGCGCGGTCAAGGGCCTGGTCGACGGCCGGTACGCCTGGGTGGTGTTCACCTCGGTCAACGCCGTCCGGGCGGTGTGGGAGAAGTTCGCCGAGCACGGGCTGGACGCCCGCCACTTCGGCGGCGTCAAGATCGCCTGCATCGGTGAGGCGACCGCCGACGCGGTCCGCGACTTCGGTATCCAGCCTGAGCTGGTGCCGGCCGGTGAGCAGTCCTCCGAAGGGCTGCTGGCGGAGTTCTCGCCGCACGACGAGATCCTCGACCCGGTCGGCCGGGTGCTGCTGCCGCGCGCCGACATCGCCACCGAGACCCTCGCCGCCGGGTTGACCGAGCGCGGTTGGGAGGTCGACGACGTCACCGCGTACCGGACGGTGCGGGCGGCGCCGCCGCCGGCCGAGATCCGCGACGCGATCAAGTCCGGCGGCTTCGACGCGGTGCTGTTCACCTCGTCGTCGACCGTGCGCAACCTGGTCGGCATCGCCGGCAAACCGCACGCCCGCACGGTGGTCGCGGTGATCGGTCCGAAGACCGCCGAGACCGCCACCGAGTTCGGCCTGCGGGTCGACGTGCAGCCGGCGCACGCCTCCGTACCGGACCTGGTCGAGGCGCTCGCCGGGTACGCGGTGGAGCTGCGGGAGAAGCTGGTGGCGATGCCGGCGAAGCAGCGGCGCGGTTCCAAGGTGCAGGGCCCGACCGCGTTGCGGTTCCGCTGA